The nucleotide window TGATGCCCTGCTGATCCGGGGCTGTGGCCGCTGCGATTTTCAGCAGGGCAGCGCCCGCAATCTCTGGCAATCAATCCAGGGCCAGATCCTCACGTTGCCGGACACCTGCCTTCTCTATCCCGGCCACGACTACAGCGGCCGTTCCGTCACCAGCGTGGCGGAGGAGCGTCGCTTCAACCCGCGCTTCGGCGGGGCTGCCCGCGAGCAGGACTTCGTGCTGCATATGGATCATCTGCGCCTGCCCCATCCCCGCCGGATCGATGAGGCGGTGCCAGGCAACCTGCGCAGTGGTCGCCCCCCGCAGACGAGCGAACTTCAGGAACCCTGGGCTCCGCTGCAGCGCACCTATGCCGGTCTCGATGAGGTGCTCCCCGACTGGGTGTGCGCCCATCGCGATCAGATCACCCTGCTCGATGTGCGCTCCCGCGAGGAATGGCAGGGCCCTGATGGCCGTGTGTCTGGAAGCGTTCACCTGCCGCTCTCGGAGCTCAGTGAGCGCCAGACGGAGTTGCCCAGGGACCGGCCGCTGGTGGTGGTCTGTTACGCCGGCAGCCGTTCGGCCCTCGCCACCCAGCAGCTGCAGCGCAACGGCTGGCCCCGCGTCGCCAATCTGCGCGGCGGTCTGCATCGCTGGGCGGATGAGGGCTATCCGCTCGAGTGCCCGTGAGCACCTGTTTTTTGCTGTTCTCTCTTTGCTCTTGTCATGTCTGAGCGTTTGTCACCCCTGGCTCTGCAAACCCGCCTCGCCTCCGTGACGGTGGTGGATGTGCGCCAGCCGATGGAAGTGGCCGGCGGCCGCATCCCTTGCAGCCGCTGCATTCCCCTCGACCGGATCGACCGCGCGGAACTGCCGGAGGGTGATCTGGTGTTGGTGTGCCAGAGCGGTAACCGCAGCGGCCAGGCCGCTGCGCTGGTGAAGCAGCGCTGGCCAGGCCGCACGGTGCTGGATCTCGAGGGTGGCCTGGAGGGCTGGCAGCAGGCGGGCCTGCCTGTGGAGCGTCAGGCCGGTGCCCCCCTGCCGCTGATGCGCCAGGTGCAGATCGCCGCCGGCAGTCTGGTGTTGCTGGGGCTGATCGGCAGCCAGGTCCTGGCCCCCGCCTGGATGGCTTTGAGTTGGTTCGTCGGTGCGGGATTGATGTTCGCCGGCATCAGCGGTTTCTGCGGCATGGCCCGGCTGCTGGCGATGATGCCCTGGAATCGGGTGCGGCTTTGAGTGTGCTCTTGCTCCTCGGCGGCGGTGTTCTGATCGGTGCTCTGCTGGCCCTGCTCGGTGCCGGTGGCTCGATTCTGCTGTTGCCGCTGTTGGTGAGTGGTCTGGATCTGCCACTGCGGGACGCCGTGCCGCTGTCGCTGTTGGTGGTGCTTCTCCTGGCCCTGGCCAATCTGATCCCAGCCATGCAGCAGCGGCGGGTGGTCTGGCGGCCGGCCCTTTGGCTTGGCCTTCCCGCTCTGGCCGGCAGCTGGCTCGGTGCGGGATGGGTGCGCAGCGGTGTGATTGCCCCTTCCATGCAGCTGCTGCTGTTCGCCCTGGCGGCCACGGCCGCCGCCCTGTTGATGCTGCGTCAGCCACAAGCGTCGCCGCCTGTGCATCAACGGGAGGGCCGGTTGCAGCTGCTGGTTCAGGGCCTCGGGGTGGGTCTGCTCACGGGGATTGCCGGTGTTGGCGGTGGCTTCGCCATCGTTCCCGCCCTGGTGTTGCTGGCTCGTCTGCCGATGACCCAGGCCTCCGGCACCAGCCTGTTGGTGATCTCCGCCAGTTCCTTGATGGCCCTGGTGCGTCATGGCCATTGGCCGGCAGCGAGTCTTCCTCTGCTGCTGCCGTTGCTGCTCGGTGGGGGCATCGGCATCCTCCTCGGCCAGCGGTTCGTGTCCCGGGTATCTGAGCGCAGGCTGCGGCAGGGTTTTGCGGCTCTGCTGCTGGTATCAGCCATCACCACCGGCCTCGAGGCCCTGCAACCGCAGACGCCATCACCTGTTTCTGGGTTGCGCATTTCCACACGTTTTACTGAGGCCTAATGACAGGTGGGTTCTCAGTGATTTAGCAGTAAAGAAGGTATGCACATAGACACGCGTGGTTGCGACCCCTTTGGCATCCGTGCCAGCAGAAGAAACGTTGATTAATGCCCTCCGCGGCTGCAGCAATCAGCGGGAACTGAAAGACCTCGAACAACGGCTCGCCACGGTGGAGGGTGCCCCGCCCCTGTTCGACTGGATCTGCGATTTGCTGGTGAAGCGGCGCTTGTCCAGTATCCTTGCCGCGAAGCTGCTCCGGCAACTCCATCACTCCTGAGAACCTGCGGAGTTGCGGGATGCGGCTGGTGTTTGCTCTGGTGTTGGCGTTGATCTNNNNNNNNNNNNNNNNNNNNNNNNNNNNNNNNNNNNNNNNNNNNNNNNNNNNNNGCCGAGATCACGTGTCCGCTCAGCCAGTTGTGAGTGCTGCCGCCAGTGGGAACAGCACCTCGCGGCTGCGGGCTTTCGCATCAACGATCAGATCAGCGACAGCCTCGATCCCACCCAGGCGTCTGCCACACCGCCAGCGTTGCGGGCTACAGGATCGATGGGCATGTTCCAGCTGCGTCGGTTCAGCGACTGCTCGCCGAACGCCCTGATATCCAAGGCGTGGCGGTGCCGGGGATGCCGATCGGTTCTCCCGGGATGGAGATGGAAGGGATCGACCCCGACCCCTTTGTGGTGATGGCCATCGCCCACGACGGCACCACAAAGGTGGTGGAGCGGTACTGAAGAGGCAGGCTTTCCCAGACCTTCACTGGCCAATGGTTCACAGTCAAACCCCCCCAGGTCTCGTTGGTTAAGAGACCTGGGGGGGTAGCGATCAGCCTTGGGCTGATCTGGGGAGGCCGTCGTCCCTAGGCGGGACAGGCGGCCTAACGCGCTCGTTTGTGCATCACGACCTTGCGAATTTCAGTGTTGCCATACGGTTGTTCAACCTCCAGCAAGTGGACTGAAAGAAAAGGGTCGAAGCGACTGGCTGTGGCGCCTGGGGCCAGGTTCCTAGGTGGGAGGGTGATTGACTCCGTGGGGCACCTGGAACGGTGCAGATGGAGTGTCGATCGGCGTGGCGAACATCTTTGCCTACCGAAGGACGATCCCTCTCTGATGGGTGAAAACTGTTGGAGCAGGAGCCAGAAAGTCAGCGAGCTTCTTGTCTGGGCTCGGGTGGAGTGTCGGCCGTCATGGGTGCCTCCGATCTCGATGTACACAGTGTTGGTGTTCCAGGCGACAAAGGCAATCAGTGCATTCACGCATTGCCGTTTGGCCGAAGCCGATCAAAAGTGAAAGCGGCGTGCTTGATGCCAGTGGAAACAGCTGGGTGCTGCAGGCCTCTCCCTCAGTTGAGGGATGTGCATTCCGCTGCCTTTTGCCTCAATGAAGGCACTGCATGATTCGGACGCATGTCCCCTGCCTACGACCTCATCCTGGAGTCGAACGGTCGGCTCATCACCCACACCGTGGAGGTGGCTGATGCCCTGGAGGCCTGGCGGCTGGCCCGTGCGCGTTATCCCGCTCGCATCCGCGGGGTGGTGTGGCGGGATCCGCAGCAGGTGCATCTGGACCATCCGCGCTAACAATCGGGTGTCCGTCTGCAATCCATGGAGCTTCGGCTTGACTCCCGTGTCAATCAAGAGGCGATTGCCCAAGCCTCTGAGCTGTTGAAGGATCGACGCATTGTTGTGGTGTTTGGCGATCGCCTCTCGCTGATTTCCTTTGTGCTCGTCGATGCGATTACGTCGAGCCTGGTGGGTGCGGCCACCACAGAAGAAGAGGGGTTTGAGCTGGTGCTGCGTACCCAGCCGGATCTGCTGATCTGCAGCTCGGATCTCGAATCCGGCTATGGCATCAACCTGTTGCGTCGGGTGAAGGCGGAGCTTCCAACCTGTCAGTTGCTGATCGTGCTGGTGCGCGAAACCCAGACGGTGGTGCAGGAAGCGATGGAAGCCTTTGCAGACGGTGTGGTCTTCAAATCCAGCCTGGGCACTGGCCGCGGTGATCTGATCAGTGCCCTGCGCACCCTCGCCGAGGGCGGTGTCTACTTCCCGGAGCAGATCCGTCGCATTGCCGCCTCCACTCCGCAACCCGATCTGCCGCCCTTGGTGGAGGAACTGAGCCCGCGTGAACTGGAGGTGGCCGCCGGGGTGGCGCGCGGTCTCAAGAACAATGCCATCGCCAGCCTGCTCGGCCTTTCAGTGGAAACAGTGAAGAGCCATGTGGGTAACGCCATGGACAAGCTCGGTGCTCGCGACCGCACCCAGATGGCGGTGATGGCGCTGCTGTATGGCTTGATTGATCCCCTGCAGTGAGCAGGCTTCAGCTGCAGCGCTTGAAGATCACGATGCTGCGGGTCGGGCCTTGTTTCGGCCAGTTGGGCATCACCCGCCATGGGGTGCGCACCGTGAGCTGGTCACCGTCAATCGAGAAGAAGCGCATCTGCTCGGTGCCCACCCATTCCGGCTTCCAAGCCACATCCACCGCAGTGATCCAGCGGTCGTCCTCCAGCCTGTAGGTGCCGGAGTAGGCCACCAAGCTGCGCAGCAGAGCCGCGTCGCCCTCGATGTCTGTTGTTGGTTTGCGACCTTCAGCGGTGAGCGTGAACGACACCCGTCCAGCCGGGGTGAAGAGCGCGTAACCCGTTGGGTGGTCACCCATCGGCCTGAAGGTGTTGCCGCTGCTTTTCTCCTCCACCAAGTAGCTCACCAGTTGCCAGGCGCCATGGATGCAAGAAGCTTCAAGGGCAATCAGTGATTGCACAGGCGTTGCGTTCACAATCGATTGATGGATTAAGCGGAAGTTACCAATGGTCACTTCAGCGTCTCAGCGGCGCGAGGCGCTGAATGAGCAGATCGACATCCTTTTGTGAATGGTTGGTATCAACCACAACCGAGGTATTCCGTTCAGTCGGCTCGCTCGCAGTGCTCGTCGTCGCAGCGCACTGTGCAGCTTGGGGCCTCCTTTCCGTAGCTCTTCGGTTCGCGCATGGTCCAGTACTCATCAACCAGGCCCATCAGGTACGAACCGAGCCTTTGAAGCAGGGAGCGCTGTTTCATGATTTCAAAATGCCATTGCCTTTGGCCTGCTGTCATCAGGCGTTGTGGAAAGAGCAATAAAAAAGCCCTGCCTGAGCAGGGCTAAAGCACCGCTAGTGGCGGCATTCACTCATTTGGCCAACTTGAGACCGCGGTACATCAGAACCACAGGCTGCTGCCTGGTAGCTGCAGTGTGGTTCGGCACGTACTTCTGGCCGCGATAGGTAAGCGTCATGATGGTTCCTCGAAGCAAGCTCAGGTCCCCGTTCCATGGCCTGAGTCGAACTGCGCCTCACCAGGAGTGAGGTGAACGTGTTCTAGTAGCGGTTGCTACAGACCCTTCATAGCGAAGCTGTCAACTGCCGTGTCGTTCACGCGGATACACAGTGATCGATTGGGAGCTGATCAATTGGCTTCCGGACGTGGGCATGGCATCAGGGGCAGGCAATCACCAATTGGATTGATCCATTCCTCAAATTCACTTCGGATGGCCTCGGCATCTGAAACGCGCTCTCTGCTGGCGAGCAGCTTGCTGCGTTGCTTGCTGTAGTCAACAGCGGAGCCGATCAGTTCAATGGCTTGTTCGCTGGTCATGGCTGAACACGTTGTTCGGTCCATCGTTGGCAGCCCCGCGCAGGTTGGCCGTGCCAACGGCAACAAACTGATGTGTTTTTGTGCATTTGCCCATCCACGCTGATGGGTTTGTCTCGGAAGATTTTCTGTACTTGGCTCGCCAAGAGCCATTGGGTCCGCGAGCCTGAGAGAAGGAATCTTCGCTGATCAGATTCCGCTGCATCCATAGCTCGATGATGAAACTCAACCTTGCCCATTCCCATCCGATGGGAACCCTGATTGTTGAAGGTGTGCATCAACCGTTCCATGCTCTGGCCTGTGCCTTGAGCCCGGCCTCAATACGGATCCAACCCAAAGTTGGAGCATTGCATTCTTGGATTGATCAACAACACATGCATCAGCCTGACGCTTAAAACATTGCCATCGCTTTAATTTTACTCAGTTTGGTTTTTTCTAACCCCTCGAGATCATCGTAATTGATCAAGTTTTGTTTGATCATGTCAGCGAGTGTGAATAATATGTTTGCCGTGTCGAATTCAGACCGACCTTCGTATTGAAAGCGTTCGCTGCTGAGAAAATCGTGAAATTTCCAGATTGACTCTGGTGTATCGAGTAGTGCGCTCTGTTCTCTGAGAATCACAATCAGAGCTTCAATGGAGCGTTGCTTGCCTGTTTCAAAGGCATGCTTGGCAACGGATTGTTCCTGGTGTGTCCAGTCAGCTGCTGACATGGTTTTGAGAAGGTGAGGGGTCGGGACAGAGGTGCTGAACCAGGTTCAGAATTGGTTATAGACAGTGCGCACTTCTGGAAGCTGATGCCAGGGCACTGCTGGGTAACTGTGATGTTCGCGATGATAGCCAAAGTGGTAACACGCCGCGAACGACAGTATGGGGTGAAGATCGAGGCTGATTGGTTGATGGAAATCATCAGTCTCAGGGGCACTTTTGCGATGGGGTAAAAATGTCCCCACCACAAATAGTTGCCAGGAGCTGATGATTAAAGGAAGCACATAGATCAACGCAAGCGTGAGCAGTGGCTGATCCTGATTGGCGGGAATCATCAACAGCAAAACCCCCATCCAGGACGCCAGCTTGAGCAGCTGCATCGGATTCAGATAGCGACTGAGAAAGCGGGCATACCAGGCCACTGGTGAAGGATCCGCCGCGTTGCAGTAATCGGGATCAGTCTTGGATCCTGGCGAATGATGGTGCTGAATGTGATGGTTCAGGCACTCCTGAAAGCTCAGGCCGGCGTAGGCCCAGAGGCAGCCCTGGCCGATGAACCGATTGAAGAGTTTTCGGTGAGGAATGAGGCTGCCATGCATGGCGTCATGAGCCACGATGAACAGCCCTGTGTGCAGAAAGCTTCTCAGCAGAACAAGCCCTGCAATCAGCAGAGGGTGGGCCTGCTGAATGGGAAGCCTGAGGCCAGCCGTGAGGGTGACCAGCCAGGCGGACCCGATTAAGCCCGCCAGTTGCAACCCTCGCCAGTGGTCGTTGCGAATCGGATCACTTGCCACCAAGCTTCAGCAGCTCGGCGGGAGAGGCCAGCAGGTCGATCGCCACAAAGTAGATCTTGTTGTTGTCATCGAGCAGGAAGCGCCAGGCCACGTTCATGCCCACTTCCCGGCCGAACCAAGGCGTCTGCACCTTTCCGGTGACCTTGATCTGGGTGAATCCGCTATCGGCAGGCTCTCCGAATCCTCCCTGGGGGATCAGCTTGAGGTTCTGGCAATCGCGCTTGAAGAACTTGAGGATGGCGTCCCGACCCACGATCGGACGCTGAAATGGTGGCTGAAGAGCCCCGTCATCGAGGAAGAGATCGATGAGCTGGTCGAAGTCATTGGCATTGAGCAGCTGCATGTAGCTGAGGATCGTCTGATTCAGCACACCCGGAATGAAGATCTCCTCACGCTGATCCTCCGGGGTCGGCGCCACGATCGGCTCAGCCACCACCTTGCTGTCGTCCACGTCGGGGTCATACCCCATGTCCACCACGAAATTGCGCAGCAGGGTGATCTGCTGCCCCTGCTCCACCTTCTTCACGGCTTCCAGCACGGAGGTGGCGTTGGCTGACAGCTTGTAGCCCTGGGGGATCGGGGCCACCTTGCCCTGACGCATGAATTCACCCAGCTCATACCAGAAGCAGAGCTTCACGTTCACTGACCAGAAGGCGTAACGGCTGGAGACCGGGCTGTTGACCTTGGCCGCCAGGTCGCACATCACCTTGGTCTGCTCGTCGAAGCTCATTGCCACGATTTCATCGAGGGTGGGCTTCGCCAGGGCCATACGGGCAGCTCCCGGGGCTGCCACGGTGATGGTCTGCCCCATTTCCAGATAGGCAAACCAGATCAGGGCCAGTTGGTCTTCAGGGCTGAGCAGCTTGAACCGCGCGGTGATGGCCGGCACGGCATCGGCAGTCATGGTCTCCGGGAAAATCTGACGAGCTTTGTCGAGCGTGAACATCCGGAGTGATCGAGGATGCCAAAAACTGTAACACTATGTTTCGGATTTAAGCGATTTTGATCGGATGCTCGCGGTTCCCATTTGTTCGTGGTATCAATTTCGCCCTTAATGGGTGCTGGTCGGTGCCGCCGGCAGGATGTGGGTCACGAGGTCGGCGTTCACCCAGCGCACCACGCCGGAGTCGATATCAGCGATCTGGAAGAGGGTGAAGACCTGAGGGTCCCTTGCTCCGCCGTTGCAGTGCAGGACCAGTCCCATCCACCAGTCCTGGTCGTTGGGTTCGCCGAGCAGGGGGTCGTGCCGGACGATCACGGTCATCCCTGGCTGAAGGTCGAGAAAGACCGGACGGGCGGCCATGGTTTTAGTACTGATGTATTGATGCTAAGGGCGGTGTCTGGCCAGGCCAAGTCCCCGGGTTTTTCGCTTCAAGGCACCTGGCTGAAGATGCTTCGTAGTGTGAGTTGTGATGAATGGCGATCATGAACCCCAAGCAGCTCGGTGCCATCAGGCGTGCGGTGATCTATGCCGTTGTTGGCTATGGCGGGTTGGCAGTGATTAACAACAGCGGTCTGGCTCCTGATCGGATGTGGACTATCTACCTACCTCTGTTCGTGGGTGTGTATTTCTTTGCGCGCTGGGCTGATTCCAAGATCGAAGCCTTCAATCAGCAGCGGCAGGAGAAAGAGTCCAAGTCATGAACAAATGTGTCTGGCTCGCGCATTGGAGTGCTTAAAGATACATTCTGGATTTGGGAAATGTAAAAAGGTGGGCCTTAAAAGGTCCGCCTTTTTTATCGCCCCAAGATTTCAAGATCATCTTGCAATCGTTGGAATCCTTGGCATCGAGCTGCAGCGGCTGAAGAAAGCGCTGCTGTTTCAATGGTCGCCAACAGCAAGGCCGCCTTTTCCCGGGAGAAAAGACGGCCTCGGTTGCGACAATGGGGAAGCGTCTGGCTTAAGGGCGCCTGGGGCCTGAAGTCCAGAGGTAAGGCTTTTGAAGCTCCGGGGCACCTGTGGCTGCTTGATGCAGCCGAAGCGATGCGTTGGAGTGTCGGTCGACGTGGCGTACCAATAATTGCCTGCCGAGGGACGAAGCCTCACGGATGGGTGGAAACTGTTGGAGCAGGGGCCGGTTGGGTCAGGCTGCTTCAGGTTTGGGCTGGGGTGGAGTGTCGGCTGTCATCAGCGCCTCCGATCTCAATGACCACACTGTCGTCGGCCTGAACCGCTGAGACAATCCGTGTTAAGGCGCATTGTTGCTCTGGTTAAAAAAGACGAGAGTGCCAGTGATGTGCCTGCCGTGATGTGGCGGACTGCGAACGCGATCAGGGCGTCATGGTGTTGTGCATCAAGCCGATCATGAATGCAGATCGTTGGTTGTCTTGAGTGCCCATGGGGAGGAGCTCGTCGCTCTGCTGCTGCTGGCGTCGGCCACGGCATCCTGCGGCGGTCTCCTGTTGCTTCAACTGGGGCTGATGCGTGGCTTTGCCCGCGCTCCTGTGCTGCGGTCGGACGCGTCCGCCAGTCCTGAGGACACCGCGTTGACGGTGGTGATCCCGGCCTACAACGAGGCCGCCAACATCGGCCCCTGCCTCCAGCACGTGCTCGAGAGTGAGCCTCCCTGTGCTGACTGGCAGGTGTTGGTTGTGGATGATGCTTCCACCGATGCAACCACGGAGCTGGCGACCCAAGTGCTGGCGAACGCCGTGCTGGCTGAGCGCGGGCATGCTCAGATCCGCGGTGAGGTGTTGCAGGCAGGCTCTCGGCCGGAGGGTGAGTGCTGGGTCGGCAAGAACTGGGCCTGCTCCAAGGGAATGGAGGGGGTTGTGTCGGGGTGGGTGGTGTTCATCGATGCGGACGTGCGGCTGAAGCCCGATGCCCTGCGTCGTGCTCTCGCCCAGGCGATCGATGAGGGCGCTGATCTGTTCAGCCTTGCTCCGCGCCTGAGCTGTGCCTGCCTGGCGGAATGGATGGTGCAGCCGATCATGGCCAGCCTTCTCGGCCTGGGCTTTCCCATTGAAGACGCCAACGATCCCACCTCATCGGTGGCGTTTGCAGCAGGCCCATTCATGATGTTTCGTCGTACGGCCTATGAAGCCATCGGTGGACATCGCGCCCTTGCCGCCGAAGTGGTGGAAGATCTGGCTTTGGCCCGGCGCATCAAAAACCAAGGCATGCGGCTGCGCTACGTGCTGGGACTTGATGCGGTGGATCTACGCATGTATCCAGATCTTGCTTCCCTCTGGGAAGGGTGGACCAAAAACTGGTGTCTCGGCCTGGATCGTGACGTCCTGAAGGCGCTGGCGGCAGCGGCCGTGGTGGTGTTGATGTTCAGTGTCCCCTGGATGTTGCTTGTGGCATCACCGGCACTGTTCCTGGGATTCCCAACGCTGTTTCTCTGGTGGGAAAGCAGTTTCGCTTTGGGGATCCTGGCGATTGTTCAGCAATTTCTGTTGAGGCTCTACATCAGCAGAACGTTCAGAATCCCCACAACCCTCTGGTGGTTGATGGGAGCCGGTGGGCTGCTGGTGGGAGCGATCGGACCGGTCTCGGTCTGGCGAACTCTGACCGGTCGGGGATGGACCTGGAAAGGACGTCAGCTCAGGCCGAGCACGCCGAAGGTGATCTGACTGAGGATGCCGTGGCCGGTGAGGGCTTCGGTGAGAACGCCGATCACGAAACCGAGCATGGCCACGCGGCCGTTGAGCAGTTCAGCGCGCACCATGCGCTCACCTTGGATCTGGGCGGCAGCAGCGTCCTGGAACCAGGCATCTCTGTTGGAAGAAGTGGAATCCATGGTCAAGTGTCGATTAACAGAACGTTACGACTCTTTGTTAAGGAATGCAACGCTCCTGGCTCAAGGCCAGGCCTGGCTCAAGGGCAGCAGATCTCCCTTGGTGTCGTAGCGACGCACCATCTGCCGCACTGTTCCATCAGGAAGGGTCCAGCGCAGCCCGCAGGCGGTGGCGTCGCCCGCCTGGCGATCGCGCTGGTCCAGAAGCAGTTCAACGCCCTCTTCGGGTTCCCAGATCAGCAGGTCCTCCGCGCTGTGCGCGGGGCACTGAAGTGGCTCCGTTGGTGCCTCGGGTTTCCTGGTGCCTTCGATTTCTACGACATACACCACCTGCTCCAATCCGCTCACTCCATGACGCACCACGATCCTTCTGCGCGCTTGCTGGTGCACCACGCAGAGTTCCGCCACCCAGTTCCAGGGCGTGATGCTGGCCGGGCCAAGAGACCAACCACCGTTGGGGCTCACTTGCATGGTGGGTGGCAGGGTTTGAA belongs to Synechococcus sp. WH 7805 and includes:
- a CDS encoding rhodanese-like domain-containing protein; this translates as MAESLAKLAAGVGSLLFRQLQDADTGTFTYLLADPATAEAVLIDPVFERQRRDLALIRELGLQLVASLDTHVHADHVTASWCLHAASGCAIGLSAIAGADFVTRPLGHGDRISFGSRSLLVRETPGHTDGCLTYVLDDASMAFTGDALLIRGCGRCDFQQGSARNLWQSIQGQILTLPDTCLLYPGHDYSGRSVTSVAEERRFNPRFGGAAREQDFVLHMDHLRLPHPRRIDEAVPGNLRSGRPPQTSELQEPWAPLQRTYAGLDEVLPDWVCAHRDQITLLDVRSREEWQGPDGRVSGSVHLPLSELSERQTELPRDRPLVVVCYAGSRSALATQQLQRNGWPRVANLRGGLHRWADEGYPLECP
- a CDS encoding rhodanese-like domain-containing protein, translating into MSERLSPLALQTRLASVTVVDVRQPMEVAGGRIPCSRCIPLDRIDRAELPEGDLVLVCQSGNRSGQAAALVKQRWPGRTVLDLEGGLEGWQQAGLPVERQAGAPLPLMRQVQIAAGSLVLLGLIGSQVLAPAWMALSWFVGAGLMFAGISGFCGMARLLAMMPWNRVRL
- a CDS encoding sulfite exporter TauE/SafE family protein, whose protein sequence is MVRRCGIDVRRHQRFLRHGPAAGDDALESGAALSVLLLLGGGVLIGALLALLGAGGSILLLPLLVSGLDLPLRDAVPLSLLVVLLLALANLIPAMQQRRVVWRPALWLGLPALAGSWLGAGWVRSGVIAPSMQLLLFALAATAAALLMLRQPQASPPVHQREGRLQLLVQGLGVGLLTGIAGVGGGFAIVPALVLLARLPMTQASGTSLLVISASSLMALVRHGHWPAASLPLLLPLLLGGGIGILLGQRFVSRVSERRLRQGFAALLLVSAITTGLEALQPQTPSPVSGLRISTRFTEA
- a CDS encoding DUF411 domain-containing protein; translated protein: MGTAPRGCGLSHQRSDQRQPRSHPGVCHTASVAGYRIDGHVPAASVQRLLAERPDIQGVAVPGMPIGSPGMEMEGIDPDPFVVMAIAHDGTTKVVERY
- a CDS encoding response regulator transcription factor encodes the protein MELRLDSRVNQEAIAQASELLKDRRIVVVFGDRLSLISFVLVDAITSSLVGAATTEEEGFELVLRTQPDLLICSSDLESGYGINLLRRVKAELPTCQLLIVLVRETQTVVQEAMEAFADGVVFKSSLGTGRGDLISALRTLAEGGVYFPEQIRRIAASTPQPDLPPLVEELSPRELEVAAGVARGLKNNAIASLLGLSVETVKSHVGNAMDKLGARDRTQMAVMALLYGLIDPLQ
- a CDS encoding lipocalin-like domain-containing protein — translated: MQSLIALEASCIHGAWQLVSYLVEEKSSGNTFRPMGDHPTGYALFTPAGRVSFTLTAEGRKPTTDIEGDAALLRSLVAYSGTYRLEDDRWITAVDVAWKPEWVGTEQMRFFSIDGDQLTVRTPWRVMPNWPKQGPTRSIVIFKRCS
- a CDS encoding DUF4278 domain-containing protein translates to MTLTYRGQKYVPNHTAATRQQPVVLMYRGLKLAK
- a CDS encoding fatty acid desaturase, which translates into the protein MASDPIRNDHWRGLQLAGLIGSAWLVTLTAGLRLPIQQAHPLLIAGLVLLRSFLHTGLFIVAHDAMHGSLIPHRKLFNRFIGQGCLWAYAGLSFQECLNHHIQHHHSPGSKTDPDYCNAADPSPVAWYARFLSRYLNPMQLLKLASWMGVLLLMIPANQDQPLLTLALIYVLPLIISSWQLFVVGTFLPHRKSAPETDDFHQPISLDLHPILSFAACYHFGYHREHHSYPAVPWHQLPEVRTVYNQF
- a CDS encoding orange carotenoid-binding protein gives rise to the protein MFTLDKARQIFPETMTADAVPAITARFKLLSPEDQLALIWFAYLEMGQTITVAAPGAARMALAKPTLDEIVAMSFDEQTKVMCDLAAKVNSPVSSRYAFWSVNVKLCFWYELGEFMRQGKVAPIPQGYKLSANATSVLEAVKKVEQGQQITLLRNFVVDMGYDPDVDDSKVVAEPIVAPTPEDQREEIFIPGVLNQTILSYMQLLNANDFDQLIDLFLDDGALQPPFQRPIVGRDAILKFFKRDCQNLKLIPQGGFGEPADSGFTQIKVTGKVQTPWFGREVGMNVAWRFLLDDNNKIYFVAIDLLASPAELLKLGGK
- a CDS encoding DUF3104 domain-containing protein translates to MAARPVFLDLQPGMTVIVRHDPLLGEPNDQDWWMGLVLHCNGGARDPQVFTLFQIADIDSGVVRWVNADLVTHILPAAPTSTH
- a CDS encoding glycosyltransferase family 2 protein, whose protein sequence is MHQADHECRSLVVLSAHGEELVALLLLASATASCGGLLLLQLGLMRGFARAPVLRSDASASPEDTALTVVIPAYNEAANIGPCLQHVLESEPPCADWQVLVVDDASTDATTELATQVLANAVLAERGHAQIRGEVLQAGSRPEGECWVGKNWACSKGMEGVVSGWVVFIDADVRLKPDALRRALAQAIDEGADLFSLAPRLSCACLAEWMVQPIMASLLGLGFPIEDANDPTSSVAFAAGPFMMFRRTAYEAIGGHRALAAEVVEDLALARRIKNQGMRLRYVLGLDAVDLRMYPDLASLWEGWTKNWCLGLDRDVLKALAAAAVVVLMFSVPWMLLVASPALFLGFPTLFLWWESSFALGILAIVQQFLLRLYISRTFRIPTTLWWLMGAGGLLVGAIGPVSVWRTLTGRGWTWKGRQLRPSTPKVI
- a CDS encoding chlorophyll a/b-binding protein, which translates into the protein MDSTSSNRDAWFQDAAAAQIQGERMVRAELLNGRVAMLGFVIGVLTEALTGHGILSQITFGVLGLS
- a CDS encoding DUF3598 family protein, giving the protein MLSSSPAAMHDQRAALLQHNIGRWAGCFIRLNGDGHEQARFPTSLSVKESDGLIQTCLSYEHTGQQRSMTFQTLPPTMQVSPNGGWSLGPASITPWNWVAELCVVHQQARRRIVVRHGVSGLEQVVYVVEIEGTRKPEAPTEPLQCPAHSAEDLLIWEPEEGVELLLDQRDRQAGDATACGLRWTLPDGTVRQMVRRYDTKGDLLPLSQAWP